One part of the Dyadobacter sp. 676 genome encodes these proteins:
- a CDS encoding VWA domain-containing protein — protein sequence MENNAAQRWRLILGKEVQDELEYTLNKQETGIDRTLDALYNTERKGGLGASSPNVSRWLGDIREYFPASVVKVMQQDALKRLKLTSMLTEPEMLETIVPDVQLVANLMTLGKLIPEKTKATARRVVANVVDQLMQKLAGPTRQAITGSLNRAARNIRPRHNEINWNETIRKNLKHYQPGYKTIIPEIKVGYGRKRKALKDVVLCLDQSGSMGTSVIYSGIFGSVMASIPAVQTKMVVFDTSVADLTEELQDPVDLLFGVQLGGGTDIHRALSYCQQLVTRPLDTVLVLISDLYEGGNEAEMRKKVAQLVDSGVQVITLLALNDEGAPSYDHQNADFLASLGISVFACTPDKFPDLMAAAFSKQDIAAWAGMHDIKL from the coding sequence ATGGAAAATAACGCAGCCCAAAGATGGCGACTCATACTGGGCAAGGAGGTGCAGGATGAACTCGAATATACGCTCAACAAGCAGGAAACCGGTATAGACCGCACGCTTGATGCGCTTTACAATACCGAACGCAAAGGTGGCCTCGGGGCTTCTTCGCCCAATGTGTCGCGCTGGCTGGGCGATATCCGTGAGTACTTTCCTGCCTCGGTGGTGAAAGTAATGCAGCAGGATGCCCTGAAACGATTGAAGCTGACATCCATGCTTACCGAGCCTGAAATGCTGGAAACCATTGTTCCCGACGTTCAGCTGGTGGCTAACCTGATGACATTGGGCAAACTGATTCCGGAAAAGACAAAAGCTACCGCCCGGCGGGTGGTAGCCAATGTGGTGGATCAGCTTATGCAGAAACTCGCCGGCCCGACCCGCCAGGCTATTACGGGCAGTCTTAACCGCGCGGCGAGGAACATCCGGCCGAGGCACAATGAGATCAACTGGAATGAAACGATCCGCAAAAACCTCAAACACTATCAGCCCGGCTACAAGACCATTATCCCCGAAATTAAAGTGGGCTATGGCCGTAAACGCAAGGCATTGAAAGACGTTGTACTTTGCCTCGACCAGAGTGGTTCGATGGGCACATCGGTCATTTACTCGGGAATTTTCGGATCGGTAATGGCGTCTATACCGGCTGTACAAACGAAAATGGTCGTTTTCGACACCTCCGTGGCCGATCTCACAGAAGAATTGCAGGATCCGGTGGATTTGCTCTTCGGTGTACAACTCGGCGGCGGCACCGATATTCACCGTGCCCTTTCCTATTGCCAGCAGCTTGTCACCCGCCCCCTCGATACCGTGCTCGTGCTGATCAGCGATCTTTATGAAGGAGGGAACGAGGCCGAAATGCGTAAGAAAGTCGCCCAATTGGTCGACAGCGGCGTTCAGGTAATCACGCTGCTTGCATTGAACGACGAAGGCGCACCGTCTTACGACCATCAGAATGCGGATTTCCTGGCGAGTCTGGGCATATCCGTGTTCGCCTGCACTCCCGATAAGTTCCCCGACCTGATGGCCGCCGCGTTCAGCAAGCAGGATATCGCGGCATGGGCCGGTATGCACGACATCAAACTTTGA
- a CDS encoding DUF5682 family protein, which produces MSVHLLGIRHHGPGSSRHVLAALAFIQPDIILVEGPPEGEAMLSWAAHADMRPPVALLAYVPDNPHQATFYPFTIHSPEWNALRYGLENNIPVRFIDMPMAHSFALENQPSAHRKPSAEQGNQEGAHRHPLAHFARIAGFDDEEEWWEHQFEIAHQPGEVFQAVAEAMTALRENRPLREDKNEDLREAFMRKSIRIAQKEQFANIVVVCGAWHVPALREMPKAKEDDALLKGLPKTKVETTWIPWTNDRMSFESGYGAGVESPGWYRHNWEYPHDQGTRWLSNTARVFRENNVDISSAHIIEAARLAHALAGLRGLTRPGLKELNEATVAVMCMGDDTLMRLIRRELIVGKVFGQVPEGTPQVPLQRDLDQLIRKYRMKVASEEKTLKLDLREENDLQKSILLHRLQLLDIRWGTIETVTGKGTFKEEWTLRWYPELTINLLEKAPWGNTVEEAAGKYLENRAAACNRLDEITPLVQSAIPADLPAALAVTMRRMDELAAGTSDIPMLMDAFVPLAQVSRYGNVRNTDRDTIGLIMRTVFYRIVVGLPPGCTGIDDDQAVAITDKIREVNQAVTILESGELKDAWTEALRAIFHSDRSAPLIRGFCCKALYDARLLDMEATYNAFAKALSVNNEPSSSASWLEGFLKDAAMVLILDDTIWNVVNKWVTTLHEDVFLQVVPLLRRTFANFTDAEKRKIAGRAKQERPGAGTVQIREIDKERAKRVLPQLEILMGL; this is translated from the coding sequence ATGTCCGTTCATTTACTAGGCATCCGCCATCACGGTCCGGGCTCGTCACGCCACGTGCTTGCCGCGCTTGCCTTCATCCAGCCCGATATTATCCTGGTCGAAGGTCCGCCCGAAGGCGAGGCGATGTTGTCGTGGGCCGCGCATGCGGATATGCGACCGCCTGTGGCCCTGCTCGCGTACGTACCCGACAACCCTCACCAGGCGACTTTTTATCCGTTCACTATCCACAGCCCGGAATGGAACGCCCTCCGGTACGGACTGGAAAACAACATCCCCGTCCGGTTCATCGACATGCCGATGGCCCACAGCTTCGCATTGGAAAATCAGCCCTCAGCCCACCGCAAACCCTCTGCCGAACAAGGGAACCAGGAAGGTGCGCACCGGCATCCGCTGGCGCATTTTGCCCGGATCGCCGGTTTCGACGACGAAGAAGAATGGTGGGAACACCAGTTCGAGATCGCGCACCAGCCGGGGGAAGTATTCCAAGCAGTGGCCGAAGCCATGACCGCGCTACGGGAAAACCGGCCGCTCCGCGAAGATAAAAACGAGGACCTCCGCGAAGCGTTCATGCGGAAATCGATCCGTATCGCACAAAAAGAACAGTTTGCAAACATTGTCGTCGTTTGCGGGGCATGGCATGTGCCGGCATTGCGCGAAATGCCGAAAGCAAAAGAAGACGACGCACTGTTGAAAGGCCTGCCCAAAACGAAGGTGGAAACTACCTGGATACCCTGGACGAACGACCGGATGTCGTTCGAAAGCGGTTATGGTGCGGGCGTGGAATCGCCGGGATGGTACCGTCATAACTGGGAGTATCCGCACGACCAGGGCACACGCTGGCTCTCGAACACGGCGCGGGTGTTCCGGGAAAACAACGTGGACATTTCTTCTGCGCACATTATCGAGGCTGCGCGGCTGGCACACGCCCTTGCCGGCTTGCGTGGATTAACGAGGCCCGGACTGAAAGAGCTCAACGAAGCAACCGTGGCTGTGATGTGCATGGGCGACGACACGCTCATGAGATTGATCCGCCGTGAACTGATCGTGGGCAAAGTTTTCGGGCAGGTACCAGAAGGCACCCCGCAGGTTCCCTTGCAGCGCGATCTCGACCAGTTGATCCGCAAGTACCGGATGAAGGTCGCCAGCGAGGAAAAGACGCTCAAACTGGATTTGCGGGAAGAAAACGATTTGCAAAAAAGCATTCTCCTGCACCGGCTGCAATTGCTGGACATCCGCTGGGGAACCATCGAAACCGTGACCGGCAAGGGAACCTTCAAGGAAGAATGGACATTGCGATGGTATCCCGAACTAACCATTAATCTCCTGGAAAAAGCTCCCTGGGGCAACACGGTGGAAGAAGCCGCCGGAAAATACCTCGAAAACCGCGCAGCCGCATGCAACCGGCTCGACGAGATCACGCCGTTGGTACAAAGCGCTATTCCGGCCGACCTGCCAGCCGCATTGGCGGTTACCATGCGCCGGATGGACGAACTGGCCGCCGGCACGTCCGACATTCCCATGCTCATGGATGCATTCGTGCCGCTGGCGCAGGTGAGCCGCTACGGCAATGTCCGCAATACCGACCGGGATACGATCGGCCTCATCATGCGTACGGTATTCTATCGGATCGTGGTTGGATTGCCACCGGGCTGCACAGGTATAGACGACGATCAGGCTGTGGCGATAACCGACAAAATCCGCGAGGTAAACCAGGCGGTAACAATACTGGAATCCGGGGAACTGAAAGACGCGTGGACCGAGGCATTGCGAGCCATTTTCCATTCCGACCGCAGCGCGCCATTGATCCGGGGCTTTTGCTGCAAAGCATTATATGACGCCCGGTTGCTGGACATGGAGGCCACTTATAATGCATTTGCCAAGGCATTGTCGGTCAATAACGAACCGTCGTCGTCGGCCAGCTGGCTGGAAGGTTTCCTGAAAGACGCCGCCATGGTACTCATCCTGGACGACACCATCTGGAATGTTGTAAACAAATGGGTGACAACTTTGCATGAAGACGTGTTTTTGCAGGTGGTGCCTTTGTTGCGAAGGACATTTGCAAATTTCACCGATGCGGAAAAACGAAAGATAGCCGGTCGCGCCAAACAGGAACGCCCGGGAGCGGGAACCGTTCAAATCCGGGAAATAGATAAAGAAAGAGCAAAGCGGGTACTGCCGCAGCTCGAAATACTGATGGGACTTTGA
- a CDS encoding AAA family ATPase, translating into MSQHVLRQAAEEQFALEIEEIGKQDKHPRPENWKLSPHAVVTYLMGGRLDNGFKVSAKYIGNRRLMEIAVATLTTDRALLLYGLPGTAKSWVSEHISAAISGDSGLVVQGTAGTSEEAVRYGWNYAQLLSAGPVPEAVVETPVMRAMREGKIVRIEELTRIGSDVQDSLITILSEKMLPIPELNMKVEAIRGFNVIATANNRDKGVNDLSSALKRRFNTVILPVPATMEEEVEIVQQRVASFSKGIDLPTNKPILEEINRIVTIFRELRNGVSNDGKTKLKIPSGTLSTAEAISVMNSGLSLAYHFGDASLTADDLASGLVGAVIKDPVQDKIVFQEYMETVLKQRDGWKDLYRACRDVI; encoded by the coding sequence ATGTCACAGCACGTTTTAAGGCAGGCCGCGGAAGAGCAGTTTGCATTGGAAATAGAAGAAATCGGCAAGCAGGACAAGCATCCGCGCCCTGAAAACTGGAAGCTGTCGCCGCATGCGGTGGTTACCTACCTTATGGGCGGACGGCTCGATAACGGCTTCAAAGTGAGCGCGAAATATATCGGAAACCGCAGGCTCATGGAAATTGCGGTCGCCACGCTTACCACCGACCGCGCCCTGCTGCTGTACGGCCTGCCGGGAACCGCGAAATCATGGGTTTCGGAACACATCAGCGCGGCAATCTCGGGCGACTCCGGGCTCGTCGTACAGGGAACAGCGGGAACCAGTGAGGAAGCGGTCCGCTATGGCTGGAACTACGCGCAACTGCTTTCGGCCGGCCCGGTGCCGGAAGCGGTTGTGGAAACGCCGGTGATGAGGGCCATGAGGGAAGGCAAAATAGTCCGCATCGAAGAACTTACCCGTATCGGTTCCGACGTACAGGACAGCCTGATCACCATCCTTTCGGAGAAAATGCTGCCGATTCCGGAGCTGAATATGAAAGTCGAGGCGATAAGGGGATTCAATGTGATTGCTACTGCCAATAACCGCGACAAGGGTGTGAACGACCTGTCGAGCGCGTTGAAGCGGCGCTTTAATACCGTAATACTGCCCGTACCGGCTACCATGGAAGAGGAAGTCGAGATCGTACAACAGCGCGTAGCGAGTTTCAGCAAGGGCATCGATTTACCCACGAACAAACCAATACTTGAAGAGATCAATCGCATTGTGACGATTTTCAGGGAGTTACGCAACGGCGTTTCCAACGATGGCAAAACCAAACTCAAAATTCCGTCGGGAACGTTGAGCACCGCCGAAGCGATTTCGGTGATGAATAGCGGACTCTCCCTCGCCTATCATTTCGGCGATGCGAGCCTGACAGCTGACGACCTCGCCAGCGGGCTCGTTGGCGCGGTGATCAAGGATCCGGTGCAGGACAAAATCGTTTTCCAGGAATATATGGAGACCGTGCTGAAACAACGCGACGGCTGGAAAGACCTGTACCGCGCCTGCCGCGATGTGATCTGA
- a CDS encoding DUF5691 domain-containing protein, translating to MKAALLGTGRFTPENQQDDLPIIARIGALGSDREDRFLKTAFTALLYEEAGAKPSKIDHTLPGCPPETRQPAGDKITGLIHASLKDRNEVLFRYYLFRLVKSGKVLQSWLVPMVLNKALNSGKDRLQLLDACGQAGQWLCRLNPKWSTTPATAKGDENIWETGTLEERKTYLTSLRKTDPEGAIALLENTLAEENAGNRLIFVQLLSEGLSLRDEPFLQKLTSDKSQKVKETAFDLLKQIPGSALNHAYLEALTRVLEVREEKHLLITKKKVLTIRGDMPLDDGLFKTGIERVSREKGVEDYVYHAAQLMAWVDPVVLANALGTTEQQLITFLLGQKAAGTLMPFLVRAAVRFRNKAWCFALLHREEATDIRLLDALEESERQAFYGRFLNNNLTGLLTYLFDDNYTPLPLKLAGDIIDYLIRFPYNVTQAVYHRLALHLPVAAFAKLQAVINDPRQDYQTRYFKTQASEMMRIKELIQQID from the coding sequence ATGAAAGCCGCGTTACTCGGAACCGGCCGGTTTACACCTGAAAACCAACAAGATGACTTACCGATAATAGCCAGGATCGGGGCGTTGGGCAGTGACCGGGAAGACCGTTTCCTCAAAACAGCCTTCACCGCCCTGTTGTACGAGGAAGCTGGCGCAAAGCCATCAAAGATCGACCATACGCTTCCCGGATGCCCGCCCGAAACCCGGCAACCCGCCGGCGACAAAATCACCGGCCTGATCCATGCCTCATTGAAAGACCGAAACGAAGTGCTGTTTCGCTACTACCTTTTCAGACTGGTAAAATCGGGAAAGGTTTTGCAATCCTGGCTGGTGCCGATGGTATTGAACAAGGCATTGAATTCGGGAAAGGATCGGTTACAACTATTGGATGCCTGCGGGCAGGCCGGGCAGTGGCTTTGCCGTCTCAATCCAAAATGGAGCACTACGCCGGCAACAGCCAAAGGAGACGAAAACATCTGGGAAACAGGAACTTTGGAAGAAAGAAAAACCTATTTGACCAGCTTGCGGAAAACAGATCCCGAGGGCGCCATCGCGCTTCTTGAAAATACGCTGGCAGAAGAAAATGCCGGAAACCGCCTGATATTCGTACAATTGCTATCGGAAGGGCTATCGCTCAGAGACGAACCCTTTTTACAGAAATTAACTTCGGACAAGAGCCAGAAAGTAAAGGAAACCGCATTCGATCTTCTTAAACAAATTCCCGGTTCGGCGTTAAACCACGCTTATCTGGAAGCGCTGACCCGGGTGCTCGAAGTCCGCGAGGAAAAGCATTTATTAATAACCAAAAAGAAGGTGCTGACAATCCGTGGAGACATGCCTCTTGACGACGGGCTTTTTAAGACCGGCATAGAGAGAGTGAGCAGGGAAAAAGGCGTGGAAGACTATGTCTATCACGCAGCCCAGCTGATGGCCTGGGTCGATCCCGTAGTGCTGGCCAATGCGTTAGGGACGACGGAGCAGCAATTGATCACATTCCTGCTGGGCCAGAAAGCAGCCGGTACGCTGATGCCGTTCCTGGTGCGCGCAGCCGTACGTTTCCGGAACAAAGCCTGGTGTTTCGCCTTGCTGCACCGGGAAGAGGCCACGGATATCCGCCTTCTCGACGCATTGGAAGAAAGCGAGCGTCAGGCATTTTATGGCCGCTTTTTGAACAACAACCTGACCGGCCTGCTTACCTACCTCTTCGACGACAACTATACGCCGCTTCCTTTGAAACTGGCCGGGGACATCATCGATTACCTCATCCGCTTTCCTTATAATGTTACGCAGGCCGTTTACCACCGGCTTGCATTGCACCTGCCCGTCGCCGCATTTGCGAAGCTCCAAGCTGTTATCAACGATCCGAGGCAGGATTATCAGACGAGGTATTTTAAAACACAAGCATCTGAAATGATGCGTATTAAAGAACTCATTCAACAGATAGACTAA
- a CDS encoding SWIM zinc finger family protein has translation MLYNREQILQLAPDEASARAGQQLATRSKWVVVYANRKALWGDCQGSGKTPYKTIVDLTNLAFKCTCPSRKFPCKHGLGLLLLYAQDPGAFHDEAALPEHVAEWLGKREVRDAAREQKSDRQPDDAARVKRVEARERKVDSGIAELRAWLRDVIRNGLMHVPQQAYQFNANITARMIDAQAGGLAAQLRQVNLLNFFTDGWQKPLLKRLSGLYMLTEGYLRRDQLPPELAHELRTLVGWTTSREEVLEGAAIADHWIVLSVTSTEEGNLTTERIWLFGRNSARFALLLNFYAGNQVPQHMLFPGMHLQAELAFYPGANPVRALIRQQQTLPPKGININTTSYLPDIYTRITETLAANVFTEQVPFILNDAKLIVKDEHWFLVDPEGNAAPVSNDEDERWTVLAFSTGQPFSVFGVYENETFGLHYVWTRFKGLFVK, from the coding sequence ATGCTGTACAACCGGGAACAGATCCTGCAACTCGCCCCCGACGAAGCCTCCGCCAGAGCCGGCCAGCAGTTGGCTACCCGTTCGAAGTGGGTCGTCGTTTATGCCAATCGCAAAGCGCTTTGGGGTGACTGCCAGGGCAGCGGCAAAACACCGTATAAAACCATTGTAGACCTGACCAACCTTGCATTCAAATGCACCTGTCCCAGCCGGAAGTTCCCCTGCAAGCACGGATTGGGCCTGCTTTTACTTTACGCACAGGACCCGGGCGCTTTCCATGACGAAGCCGCATTGCCGGAACACGTGGCGGAATGGCTCGGTAAACGGGAAGTCAGGGACGCTGCCAGGGAACAGAAATCGGACAGACAGCCCGACGACGCTGCGAGGGTCAAACGCGTGGAAGCACGTGAAAGGAAAGTCGACAGCGGGATCGCGGAGCTGCGGGCGTGGCTGCGCGACGTAATCCGCAACGGGCTGATGCACGTTCCGCAACAGGCATATCAGTTCAATGCCAACATTACCGCACGGATGATCGATGCGCAAGCGGGTGGACTCGCGGCACAGTTGCGGCAGGTTAACCTGCTCAACTTCTTCACCGATGGCTGGCAAAAACCATTATTGAAACGTCTGTCCGGCTTATACATGCTCACGGAAGGTTACCTCCGTCGTGACCAGCTGCCTCCGGAGCTCGCCCATGAATTACGAACGCTCGTCGGCTGGACCACCTCCCGCGAGGAGGTACTGGAAGGAGCGGCCATTGCCGATCATTGGATCGTACTTTCGGTCACGAGCACCGAGGAAGGCAACCTGACCACCGAACGGATCTGGCTTTTTGGCCGCAACTCTGCGCGCTTCGCATTGCTGCTGAATTTCTACGCCGGCAACCAGGTGCCGCAGCATATGCTCTTTCCCGGCATGCATTTACAGGCCGAACTGGCATTCTATCCGGGAGCCAATCCGGTGCGGGCGCTGATAAGGCAGCAGCAGACTTTGCCACCCAAGGGCATCAATATAAATACAACAAGCTATCTGCCGGACATTTACACAAGAATCACCGAAACATTGGCCGCGAATGTCTTTACGGAACAAGTTCCTTTCATTTTAAATGATGCAAAGCTGATCGTGAAGGATGAGCATTGGTTTCTCGTCGATCCCGAAGGGAATGCGGCGCCGGTTTCCAATGACGAAGATGAGCGCTGGACGGTCCTGGCATTCAGTACGGGCCAACCATTTTCGGTTTTTGGGGTTTATGAAAATGAAACATTCGGGTTGCATTATGTATGGACGCGATTTAAAGGGTTATTTGTGAAATGA
- a CDS encoding DUF5009 domain-containing protein: MNKVASSPLRLDSIDLFRAVTMFLMIFVNDLWTLEGVPGWLEHSKAAEDAMGLSDVVFPGFLFIVGLSIPFAISNRRKKGDSNALIIRHIGERTFALLLMGIFIVNYENIAGGAMVVSKYVWEIGMVVAFFLIWNVYPSNPERKWVYAALKVFGYLSLAGLAIIYKGGDAENPAWMGTHWYGILGLIGWSYLLSALAYVVTGDRLAWVVGGWLFFVLFNLADFAGTLDFLDPVKKYVWIVGSGSMPAFVMGGVVASVIYRNNASRNAIGAAYLVVLVVLGSICLAYGFGTRPFWGISKIRATPAWVGICTGISFITFAFLFWLIDLKKIKNWADVIKPAGTATLTCYLIPYIWYAVITLAGISLPMALRTGAVGLVKSACFSMLVILLTGAVNRIGIKLKI; encoded by the coding sequence ATGAATAAAGTTGCCTCATCCCCGCTTCGCCTGGATTCGATCGACCTTTTCCGGGCGGTAACCATGTTTCTGATGATTTTCGTGAACGATCTCTGGACGCTCGAAGGTGTGCCGGGGTGGTTGGAACACAGCAAAGCAGCCGAGGATGCTATGGGGCTTTCGGACGTCGTATTTCCCGGGTTCCTGTTTATTGTCGGGCTCTCCATTCCTTTCGCGATTTCCAACCGCAGGAAAAAAGGAGATAGTAATGCGTTAATCATCAGGCATATCGGAGAGAGGACATTTGCATTGCTGCTGATGGGCATATTCATCGTGAATTACGAAAATATCGCAGGCGGTGCAATGGTCGTCAGTAAGTACGTGTGGGAGATCGGGATGGTAGTCGCTTTTTTCCTGATCTGGAATGTATACCCGTCCAATCCCGAAAGAAAATGGGTTTATGCGGCTTTGAAAGTCTTTGGTTATCTGTCGCTTGCCGGTCTGGCGATCATTTACAAAGGGGGCGATGCCGAAAACCCTGCCTGGATGGGAACGCATTGGTATGGCATTCTCGGGCTTATCGGCTGGTCGTACCTGTTGAGCGCGCTTGCGTATGTCGTTACCGGTGACCGCCTTGCGTGGGTCGTCGGCGGCTGGCTTTTTTTCGTGCTTTTCAACCTCGCCGACTTTGCCGGTACACTCGATTTTCTGGATCCGGTGAAAAAATATGTGTGGATTGTGGGAAGCGGCTCGATGCCGGCCTTCGTGATGGGCGGGGTAGTGGCGTCGGTAATTTACAGGAACAACGCCAGCCGCAACGCCATCGGGGCCGCGTACCTGGTTGTGCTCGTCGTTTTAGGCTCGATATGCCTGGCGTATGGCTTCGGTACCCGGCCTTTTTGGGGAATATCAAAAATAAGGGCGACACCGGCATGGGTGGGCATTTGCACCGGTATCAGCTTTATTACGTTTGCTTTTCTGTTCTGGCTGATCGATTTGAAAAAGATAAAGAACTGGGCGGATGTCATCAAACCTGCGGGAACCGCCACTCTCACTTGTTATCTCATCCCTTATATATGGTATGCGGTGATTACCCTGGCGGGGATAAGCCTGCCGATGGCCCTTCGCACGGGCGCGGTCGGGTTGGTAAAATCGGCCTGTTTTTCGATGCTGGTAATTTTGCTGACGGGCGCCGTCAATCGGATTGGAATAAAACTTAAGATTTGA
- a CDS encoding sugar phosphate isomerase/epimerase, with translation MNSRRTFVKKGIAGLMAGSIVSFPEKSIAGPVRQKKEDTFKLGIAGYSFYHFKLEEALEMMKRTDVHYLCIKDFHLPYNSTAEQISTFHQKLKDAGVTGYAVGPIYTKTHQDIDNAFDYAKRVGVDLIVGIPNHEDLKYVEQKVKEYNIRYAIHNHGPEDKLYPNAASVYNHVKDLDPRVGLCFDMGHNKRDNQDSVADLGKYSKRIFDIHLKNVTAATKDGKTCELGRGIIDIPAFVKMLRKIKYAGSCSLEYEKDMKDPLAGIAESVGYFRGVCEAS, from the coding sequence ATGAATTCCAGGAGAACATTTGTCAAGAAGGGCATCGCCGGTCTGATGGCAGGCAGCATTGTTTCATTTCCAGAAAAAAGCATTGCAGGCCCGGTGCGGCAAAAAAAGGAAGACACCTTCAAACTGGGTATCGCCGGTTACAGTTTTTATCATTTCAAACTCGAAGAGGCTCTTGAGATGATGAAGAGGACAGATGTTCATTACCTGTGTATCAAAGATTTTCACTTGCCTTACAACAGCACTGCCGAGCAAATCTCCACATTTCATCAGAAACTGAAAGACGCCGGGGTGACGGGATATGCCGTGGGACCGATTTATACGAAAACCCATCAGGATATCGATAATGCATTCGATTACGCGAAGCGCGTGGGCGTCGACCTGATTGTCGGTATCCCTAACCACGAGGACCTGAAATATGTGGAGCAAAAGGTGAAGGAGTACAATATCCGCTATGCAATCCATAACCATGGTCCGGAGGATAAGCTTTACCCCAACGCCGCTTCGGTTTACAACCATGTGAAAGACCTTGATCCGCGCGTAGGTCTTTGTTTCGACATGGGGCACAACAAACGCGACAACCAGGATTCTGTCGCCGACCTCGGTAAATACAGCAAGCGTATTTTCGACATACACCTTAAAAATGTGACTGCGGCGACAAAGGACGGTAAAACCTGTGAATTGGGCCGCGGAATTATCGATATTCCTGCATTTGTGAAAATGTTGCGAAAAATCAAATATGCGGGATCATGCAGCCTTGAATATGAGAAGGATATGAAGGACCCGCTGGCGGGCATCGCCGAGTCGGTGGGATATTTCCGGGGAGTTTGCGAGGCGAGTTAA
- the pgi gene encoding glucose-6-phosphate isomerase, whose amino-acid sequence MLSNVPFDQLAAYKKLKTHHKTISQKHLKSLFEEDPDRHKKFSIRFGDILLDYSKNRINSRTRSYLIQLAEEAGLAEAIEAMFTGAKINATEGRAVLHTALRNRSNEPVLVDGKDVMPDVNEVLAKMKDFSTRVRSGAWKGYTGKEITNIVNIGIGGSDLGPVMVTEALKAYAKNGLNVHFVSNVDGTHIAETVKTLNPETTLFMIASKTFTTQETMANAHSARNWFLEKASDEEHVKKHFVAISTNRTEVEKFGIDPENMFGFWDWVGGRYSLWSAIGLSIACYVGFQNFEQLLTGAHEMDKHFRTTKLERNIPVILALIGIWYNDFFDAQTQAILPYDQYLHRFAAYFQQGDMESNGKSTGRNGKPVGYQTGPVIWGEPGTNGQHAFYQLIHQGTKLIPCDFIAPAVSHNPLGEHHKLLLSNFFAQTEALMNGKTDEEVRAELKAAGKSDAEIEQIAPFKVFSGNRPTNSILVKKITPKVLGSLIAMYEHKIFVQGVIWNIYSFDQWGVELGKQLANKIYPELQNDWPVSNHDSSTNGLINQYKRWR is encoded by the coding sequence ATGCTATCAAACGTCCCCTTTGATCAGTTGGCGGCTTACAAAAAGCTGAAAACGCATCACAAAACCATTTCACAAAAGCATTTAAAAAGCCTCTTCGAAGAAGATCCCGACCGGCATAAAAAATTCTCCATCCGTTTCGGGGATATATTACTGGATTATTCTAAAAACCGAATCAATTCGCGCACACGCTCATACCTGATCCAGTTGGCGGAAGAAGCCGGCCTGGCGGAGGCGATCGAGGCGATGTTCACGGGGGCGAAAATCAATGCAACCGAAGGCCGTGCCGTGTTGCATACCGCATTGCGCAACCGTTCCAACGAGCCCGTGCTCGTGGATGGCAAGGACGTAATGCCCGACGTGAATGAGGTGCTTGCGAAAATGAAAGATTTTTCGACGCGCGTGAGATCGGGTGCGTGGAAAGGTTACACGGGAAAGGAAATCACCAACATCGTGAACATTGGTATCGGCGGTAGCGACCTGGGCCCGGTAATGGTGACCGAGGCGCTGAAAGCCTACGCCAAAAATGGCTTGAATGTGCATTTCGTGTCCAATGTCGACGGTACGCACATCGCCGAAACCGTGAAGACGCTCAATCCTGAGACGACGTTGTTCATGATCGCTTCCAAGACGTTCACGACCCAGGAGACAATGGCGAATGCACACAGCGCGAGGAACTGGTTCCTGGAAAAGGCGTCCGACGAAGAGCATGTGAAAAAGCATTTCGTCGCCATCTCGACCAACCGAACCGAAGTGGAAAAATTCGGGATCGATCCTGAAAACATGTTCGGTTTCTGGGATTGGGTCGGAGGCCGTTACTCGCTGTGGTCGGCGATCGGTTTGTCGATTGCCTGCTATGTAGGCTTTCAGAACTTCGAGCAATTGCTCACCGGTGCCCATGAAATGGACAAGCATTTCCGGACTACCAAACTCGAACGCAACATTCCGGTGATCCTCGCATTGATCGGAATCTGGTATAACGACTTCTTCGATGCGCAAACCCAGGCGATCCTGCCGTACGATCAATACCTGCACCGCTTTGCTGCTTATTTCCAGCAAGGCGATATGGAAAGTAATGGAAAGAGCACCGGTCGTAACGGCAAGCCGGTAGGTTACCAAACTGGTCCGGTAATCTGGGGTGAACCGGGTACCAACGGGCAACATGCATTTTACCAGTTGATCCACCAGGGCACGAAACTGATTCCTTGCGATTTCATTGCGCCGGCTGTCAGCCACAATCCGCTGGGCGAGCACCACAAGCTGCTGTTATCCAATTTCTTCGCGCAAACCGAAGCATTGATGAACGGGAAGACCGACGAAGAAGTCCGCGCGGAGTTGAAAGCCGCGGGAAAGAGCGATGCGGAGATCGAGCAGATCGCGCCTTTTAAAGTTTTCTCCGGTAATCGTCCCACCAACTCGATTCTCGTAAAGAAAATCACCCCGAAAGTGCTGGGCAGCCTGATCGCGATGTACGAGCACAAAATTTTCGTACAGGGCGTAATCTGGAACATTTATAGCTTCGACCAATGGGGCGTTGAACTTGGCAAACAACTCGCCAACAAAATTTATCCCGAATTGCAGAATGACTGGCCGGTTTCCAACCACGACAGCTCGACTAACGGGTTGATCAACCAGTATAAACGTTGGCGCTAG